CAAAAATAGTTGTTAAATAAGGAATTAATTACATGGAAATCATATAATATACTATTGTAAGAGAAAAAAAGAAGACATAAGAGGAGGAAAAAAATGATGGAAAAAAATCTGGTTCAACCGGGATGGGCACAAATGCAAACTGAAATGGGGAAAATCGCCTATTGTGCTGGCTATTATTATCGTGGTTCTTATCCTTCGTGGAATTTTCCAATTAAAAGCGAAGATAGAGGAATAAATCTGGTACAGCAATTCTCTATGGGAATCGGTTCTGAGGGAGTAGTACCTACAGATCAGTATGCAGAATTAGATGGAGATCCTATTATTCAGGATTACTCACCACTTTCAGTTGGAGAGAGTACCTTAACAAATACAACAGGACAAGAAATGGATATGCTCACACCTTCCTTTTCATATCAACATACCTATACAACATCTACAACAACTACTAAAGAATTTAATGTAGGGATTAAAAACACGACAACAGTGAAAGTGCCAGTAGTTAAAAACTCTACTGAAGTAAGTACAGAATTTTCGTTTAGTAATACTGGAACAACAGAAACAAGTACTCAGACAACTTATAGTATACCATCCCAAACTATTCCAACTCTACCTGGACATACATACAAGGTAGAATACATGTTAGCTACTGGTGAAGTATCAGGAAAAGTGGATTTTTACGGTGACGCCACGGGAACATTGCCAATACTAGACGCTGAAGAATATCATACATTATTTTTTGAAAATGCGGGTGATGCATTGAATATAGCAAAACAAGACCCCTACTATGCCAATCAATTTGAACAAGCTTGGACACAAAAAGGTGCAACTACCATTTCTTACAAAGGTGGAAAAGCAACCTATATTGCTGAATATGGTTATGATTTTTATTTAAAGGTGACGGATACAACAACGTCAAAAGTCCGTCATTTTGAAGTGGATAATTTAGATGTAAATCATACGCAGCTTTAACCTACTATTTTTCCTTACCTATTAATAAATAGATAACATAATCTCTATTACAGACAAAGAGCCAGTCATATTAAGAGGGCTAGCACACATTGTACAATGTCAACGATTTAGGATATTGCTATTCAATATGACTGGTTTCTCCTTTCTATTAGACCATTTCAAAAAAGAAGTTCCAAAAGGTGCAAGCCGTTTTATATCTTATTATTAGAGGGGAAACATGGTCGATATGTTAGATTGAAACGGGATAAAGACCCAGAAAATATAAGTTAGTCCAATTGATCGTTGATGGAAACACATTAAATTATGAGATTAATCGTGAGGATAAAGGATATATCGAATCTTATTTAACAAAAGTTAATTTTAATATTAAAGTAAAGACATAGAGGAATTAAACTATTTGATAGGGATAATAATGAAGTACACTCTCAATATATAGTAAATAGGGTGATACATCATGTGTTAAGTCGGAGTTACATATCAGTCGGCAGAGGATGATAACGTCGTGTTTCACCGGTATTGCCGAAAATTTAGTGACATAGAGAAGCCTATTGGGTTTTCAGTACGGTATTAAGTGTTTAGTGCCCCTTTAGGTCACTAAATGAAATGAGGATGTCTCATTCCAGTAGTAGAATCGTAGCTTTAAAGAGACATCCTCGCGTAATCGTTATGGTTGAGATAGTAGCTTAAATTTTTTGTCCAATTGCTTGAGCGAATTTATTAGCAAAATCAAGACAAATATCTTCATCATCAGGGAATAGCTCAACCTTTAAGCTGTCAGTGACGATCTGACCACCGCGTTCTTTAACCGTATCTTCTAATATAGTGACGGCACCACAGTAAACTTCATAAGCCGTGTCCCCTGATCCGAAAATAGCGAACGATTTTCCGGATAGGTCCATCTCTTCCATTTCTTCATGGAAGTCTAAGAAATCATCAGGTAACTCGCCGTCTCCCCAAGTGAAAGCACCTAGTATGATATAAGAATAATCGGCCATTTCGCTTGCTTCCGTATCCATGACATCTTGTTTGTCTACCTCAAGACCGGCATTCGTTAAGCCTTTTTCAATAATATCAGCCATTTCTTCCGTGTTCCCTGTCATACTAGCAAATACGAGTAATACTTTGGACATAAGTAAACAACTCCCTTAAAAATTAATGAACATGCTGAGGCATGTAAGACGTTGAAAATAATGATTCATAAAGCCCTGCTACGAGAAAACGATCTTCGTGATTTGTAACACGCCAACCGTGGCCATGAATCTGTGTACACGGAACGATTTTCTGCTCAGAGAGATAAACTCTTGCCACGTGGCTTAAACCTTGCTTATCATGAGAAGTTGTCGTATAAAGGTACCCGTTGTGTTCAGAAAGGTCTAAATAACAGGCTTCTTTTACTGTAGCGTGACACGTTTTCCAAGTTAAACTAGAAGTGTTTTGGGACGTTAGATGGGCATAATCAACGCTTCCTTGATCATTTCGGCAAGTACCAGCAGCACAGATGAGTGTGTCGTCACGTTTTAGCAGTGAAGCAATCATTCGTCTATCATATTTGAGACGTTTTACATGATAATTCGTTAAGTCAACAGACCACACACCGCCGTATCGGGAATGAATTTTTGTGCCGATGTAAAGCACCGATCCATCAGTGCAAATGGAACGGATCGCTGGCTGGTCTCGGCCAAGAAGCTGAAAGGGTTGATAGATCTGCCATGTGTCACCGTAATCACACGATAAATAAAGTTGATAATTACTATGTGTGACAATCATGTGTGCTGAGTTTATACACAAACTCCAAGCGGAAGCAGAAGTAGGAAGTTTTTTTTGTGACCATGTACGTCCTGCGTCTAAACTAATAATAAATCTCCCAGCATCACCGGACCCGGCAATAATATCATCGCGTGATGTTAAATCTAAAATTCGCTCTTTGACATCACATGCTTTCTCATGAATACCATCTTTTGTAATGTGTAAAATACCATCGGAAACAGCAAGGAAATAGTCGCTGTGAGTCCCGCTAACAACCGCTGTAGCCCCTTCAAAACAATCAGACAAGCGCAATAAGGTCACCTCATCTCAAATAATCAGCCTAGTATTGATTTTATTGAGAATGATT
The Salipaludibacillus sp. LMS25 DNA segment above includes these coding regions:
- a CDS encoding flavodoxin — encoded protein: MSKVLLVFASMTGNTEEMADIIEKGLTNAGLEVDKQDVMDTEASEMADYSYIILGAFTWGDGELPDDFLDFHEEMEEMDLSGKSFAIFGSGDTAYEVYCGAVTILEDTVKERGGQIVTDSLKVELFPDDEDICLDFANKFAQAIGQKI
- a CDS encoding ETX/MTX2 family pore-forming toxin translates to MMEKNLVQPGWAQMQTEMGKIAYCAGYYYRGSYPSWNFPIKSEDRGINLVQQFSMGIGSEGVVPTDQYAELDGDPIIQDYSPLSVGESTLTNTTGQEMDMLTPSFSYQHTYTTSTTTTKEFNVGIKNTTTVKVPVVKNSTEVSTEFSFSNTGTTETSTQTTYSIPSQTIPTLPGHTYKVEYMLATGEVSGKVDFYGDATGTLPILDAEEYHTLFFENAGDALNIAKQDPYYANQFEQAWTQKGATTISYKGGKATYIAEYGYDFYLKVTDTTTSKVRHFEVDNLDVNHTQL